A stretch of the Thermoplasmatales archaeon genome encodes the following:
- a CDS encoding carbon-nitrogen hydrolase family protein, which translates to MSIQEICGEKGIIFGMPVEEREGIIYNSAVFVKPEGVEIYNKNFLANFGPFEEKFYFSPGKSLPVFNFKGWKIGIVICYDIFFPELVKGMALKGADLIVCISASPSTTRKQFESVLPVRAIENTAFVCYSNLVGEENGLSFWGGSRIYKPDGEIINKTEYFKEESILCDIDINELRNARIARPTLKDTVSDIFLELYNISRFKEVFNEYVKIGIEMGEKAKREMKISEVDLYGNEDIAFGIKIATGCRVNLYRSNEIKAIFKGDKEMEIKPENNKTF; encoded by the coding sequence ATGAGTATTCAAGAAATATGTGGAGAAAAAGGAATAATTTTTGGAATGCCTGTTGAAGAAAGAGAGGGGATAATATATAATTCCGCTGTTTTTGTTAAGCCAGAGGGAGTGGAGATATATAACAAAAATTTTCTTGCAAATTTTGGACCATTTGAAGAAAAATTCTATTTTTCTCCTGGAAAAAGCCTGCCCGTTTTTAATTTTAAGGGATGGAAAATAGGCATTGTTATATGCTATGACATTTTCTTCCCTGAATTGGTAAAAGGAATGGCATTAAAAGGAGCGGATTTAATTGTATGTATATCAGCATCCCCATCCACAACAAGGAAGCAATTTGAAAGTGTTCTTCCTGTAAGAGCAATAGAAAATACAGCATTTGTATGTTATTCAAATCTTGTTGGAGAAGAAAATGGTTTATCCTTCTGGGGAGGAAGCAGGATATACAAGCCAGATGGAGAAATAATAAATAAAACAGAGTATTTCAAGGAAGAAAGCATATTATGCGATATTGATATAAATGAATTAAGGAATGCAAGAATTGCTCGCCCGACATTAAAAGATACAGTTTCAGATATATTCCTTGAGTTATATAACATTTCACGCTTTAAAGAAGTTTTTAATGAATATGTGAAGATCGGGATTGAAATGGGAGAAAAAGCTAAAAGAGAGATGAAAATAAGCGAGGTTGATTTGTATGGAAATGAAGATATAGCATTTGGAATAAAAATTGCAACAGGTTGCAGGGTAAATTTATATAGAAGCAATGAAATAAAAGCAATATTTAAGGGAGATAAAGAGATGGAGATAAAACCTGAAAACAACAAAACTTTTTAA